One window from the genome of Hippocampus zosterae strain Florida chromosome 7, ASM2543408v3, whole genome shotgun sequence encodes:
- the arhgef1a gene encoding rho guanine nucleotide exchange factor 1a isoform X1: MSRVANLSKLRQERMREINLRNKERERMREREKAAREREARYNNGHLFTSLTVSGTTLCSACNKSITAKEALCCPTCNVTIHNRCRDALPNCSKVKQRQQKTALMRNNASLQNVAPRTRNPVMRERPTSAIYPSESLRHSLLGSRRGRSGLALSKSVSTNNIAGNLNDDSPLGLRRILSQSTDSLSFRNRAMSVESLNDDGDYYTSVLEEMELEGQDFKADSWSMAVDMDYLHAHSKNVIKRQDVIYELIQTEVHHMRTLRIMERVFRQGLLEELQLDPSTLHALFPCLDQLISIHSHFLAQLLLRRNASLQPESDCNFTIRRLGDILLEQFSGQSADDMQKTYAEFCSRHMKAVKLYKSMMARDKRFQCFIRRVSRGPWLRCHGIQECILLVTQRISKYPVLIQRILDNSVDDEEEASSVAQALCMVRDLLNSIDQQMEELEKTQRMQEIQAKLDQRAETRVRDGGLFRPAELLRRKLVYEGTLMWKTPGSRLKDVQVLLMADILVFLQEKDQRYIFPCLDKPPVLSLQNLIVRDIANQERGMFLISDCSPPEMYEVHAASREDKNAWIRQIQRTVSKCPSREEFPLIETEHKAHLRRLKADLQQKDREMLELLQERVTLFCELAQVTTCQDDLEPPVTRYLFRADTPQAPRAEKFLLDATAEVDRLSDLLLGSSIDVPLLCHHTHMDVTDADDRDLLINGANELSTTKEVCQRLMNLSVYLHALQAAVIKQDSILELLLQQEDAASPASAGSWRQNREAATGATIGELALLQRQHSLLQEELLRLRDAETRFKDSEKARAKLEKQLRHIKGCGDPSSSQEHLVAPSQSGREALSASSHWDNEARQSNAPQEGSDEEVNMTSDDDDVEEQEASESSRDFQDIPEEI; the protein is encoded by the exons ATGTCCCGGGTGGCCAACCTGTCCAAACTGCGGCAGGAGAGGATGAGGGAGATCAATCTGAGG AATAAAGAGCGCGAGCGCatgagggagcgagagaaggCGGCTCGGGAGAGGGAGGCCCGCTACAACAACGGCCACCTGTTCACCTCCCTCACAGTGTCGGGAACCACGCTTTGCTCAGCCTGCAATAAAAGCATCACGGCCAAGGAGGCCCTCTGCTGTCCCA CATGCAACGTGACCATCCACAACCGCTGCAGAGACGCTCTGCCCAACTGCTCCAAAGTCAAACAGCGG CAGCAGAAGACGGCCCTCATGCGGAATAACGCCTCTTTGCAGAATGTCGCGCCGCGCACCAGAA ATCCAGTAATGCGCGAGCGTCCCACGTCGGCCATCTACCCTTCGGAAAGCCTCCGGCATTCCCTTCTCGGATCTCGTCGAGGACGTTCTGGCCTCGCACTATCCAAAAGTGTCTCCACGAACAACATTGCGGG GAACCTGAACGACGACTCCCCTCTGGGCCTGCGCCGGATCCTGTCCCAGTCCACGGACTCCCTCAGCTTCAGGAACAGGGCCATGTCGGTGGAGTCCCTCAACGACGACG GGGACTACTACACTTCCGTCTTGGAGGAGATGGAGCTGGAGGGCCAGGACTTCAAGGCGGACTCGTGGAGCATGGCCGTAGACATGGATTACCTTCACGCGCAcagcaaaaatgtcatcaagaGGCAGGATGTCATTTACG AGTTGATCCAGACTGAGGTGCACCACATGCGCACGCTGCGCATCATGGAACGGGTCTTCCGGCAGGGCCTGCTGGAGGAGCTGCAGCTGGACCCGAGCACCCTGCACGCCTTGTTCCCCTGTCTGGATCAGCTGATCAGCATCCACTCGCACTTCCTGGCGCAGCTGCTGCTGCGCCGCAACGCCAGCCTGCAGCCCGAGTCCGACTGCAACTTCACCATCCGCCGCCTGGGTGACATACTTTTGGAGCAG TTTTCCGGCCAGAGTGCGGATGACATGCAGAAAACGTACGCAGAGTTTTGCAGTCGCCACATGAAGGCAGTCAAGTTATACAAGTCCATGATGGCCAGAGACAAGAGGTTTCAGTGCTTCATTCGG CGTGTGAGTCGAGGACCCTGGCTGCGTTGCCATGGCATCCAGGAATGCATCTTGTTGGTGACGCAGCGCATCTCCAAGTATCCTGTCCTCATTCAACGTATTCTGGACAACAGCGTCG ATGATGAGGAGGAAGCATCCTCCGTAGCCCAAGCTCTATGCATGGTCAGAGATCTTCTCAATTCAATAGATCAACAG atggaggagctggagaagacGCAGCGAATGCAGGAGATCCAGGCCAAGCTGGACCAGCGGGCCGAGACCCGGGTGAGGGACGGCGGACTTTTTCGGCCCGCCGAGCTGCTCCGCCGCAAACTCGTCTATGAGGGAACGCTGATGTGGAAAACCCCAGGATCCCGACTCAAAG ATGTCCAGGTCTTACTGATGGCGGACATCCTGGTCTTTCTTCAGGAGAAAGATCAGAGATACATCTTTCCATGCCTG GACAAGCCTCCTGTACTGTCCCTGCAGAACCTCATTGTGAGGGACATTGCCAACCAGGAACGGGGCATGTTCCTGATCAGCGACTGCTCACCGCCAGAGATGTACGAGGTGCACGCTGCCTCCAGAGAGGACAAGAACGCGTGGATACGGCAAATCCAGCGCACCGTCAGCAA GTGTCCATCGCGGGAAGAGTTCCCCCTCATAGAGACGGAGCACAAGGCCCATCTGAGGAGACTCAAAG CGGACCTTCAACAGAAGGATCGGGAGATGCTGGAGCTCCTGCAGGAGAGGGTGACCCTGTTCTGCGAGCTGGCCCAGGTCACCACTTGCCAAGACGACCTGGAGCCTCCCGTCACGCGCTATCTCTTCCGGGCGGACACCCCCCAAGCACCCCGGGCGGAGAAGTTCCTGCTGGATGCCACAGCCGAGg TGGACCGACTGAGCGATCTCCTCCTGGGCTCCAGCATTGATGTCCCGCTCTTGTGCCATCACACTCACATGGACGTGACGGACGCCG ATGATCGGGATCTTCTCATTAATGGAGCTAATGAGTTGTCAACAACAAAG GAAGTCTGTCAAAGGCTGATGAATCTCAGCGTATACCTCCATGCACTCCAG GCTGCCGTCATCAAGCAAGACTCCATCCTCGAGCTGCTCCTGCAGCAGGAGGACGCAGCATCGCCGGCGTCGGCGGGTTCCTGGCGACAGAACCGCGAGGCCGCCACCGGCGCTACCATCGGCGAGCTCGCCCTGCTACAGCGACAGCACAGCCTGCTGCAGGAGGAGCTGCTGAGGCTGCGCGACGCCGAGACTCGCTTCAAAGACAGCGAGAAGGCTCGGGCCAAGCTGGAGAAGCAGCTTCGACATATCAAGGGCTGCGGCGACCCGTCGTCCTCGCAGGAGCACCTCGTGGCGCCCTCGCAA TCCGGAAGGGAAGCTTTGAGTGCAAGTTCCCACTGGGACAACGAGGCACGCCAATCAAATGCTCCTCAGGAAGGCAGCGACGAGGAGGTCAACATGACGtctgacgacgatgatgttgaagaaCAAGAGGCATCTGAAAGCTCCAGAG ATTTTCAAGACATTCCAGAGGAGATTTGA
- the arhgef1a gene encoding rho guanine nucleotide exchange factor 1a isoform X2 yields MREREKAAREREARYNNGHLFTSLTVSGTTLCSACNKSITAKEALCCPTCNVTIHNRCRDALPNCSKVKQRQQKTALMRNNASLQNVAPRTRNPVMRERPTSAIYPSESLRHSLLGSRRGRSGLALSKSVSTNNIAGNLNDDSPLGLRRILSQSTDSLSFRNRAMSVESLNDDGDYYTSVLEEMELEGQDFKADSWSMAVDMDYLHAHSKNVIKRQDVIYELIQTEVHHMRTLRIMERVFRQGLLEELQLDPSTLHALFPCLDQLISIHSHFLAQLLLRRNASLQPESDCNFTIRRLGDILLEQFSGQSADDMQKTYAEFCSRHMKAVKLYKSMMARDKRFQCFIRRVSRGPWLRCHGIQECILLVTQRISKYPVLIQRILDNSVDDEEEASSVAQALCMVRDLLNSIDQQMEELEKTQRMQEIQAKLDQRAETRVRDGGLFRPAELLRRKLVYEGTLMWKTPGSRLKDVQVLLMADILVFLQEKDQRYIFPCLDKPPVLSLQNLIVRDIANQERGMFLISDCSPPEMYEVHAASREDKNAWIRQIQRTVSKCPSREEFPLIETEHKAHLRRLKADLQQKDREMLELLQERVTLFCELAQVTTCQDDLEPPVTRYLFRADTPQAPRAEKFLLDATAEVDRLSDLLLGSSIDVPLLCHHTHMDVTDADDRDLLINGANELSTTKEVCQRLMNLSVYLHALQAAVIKQDSILELLLQQEDAASPASAGSWRQNREAATGATIGELALLQRQHSLLQEELLRLRDAETRFKDSEKARAKLEKQLRHIKGCGDPSSSQEHLVAPSQSGREALSASSHWDNEARQSNAPQEGSDEEVNMTSDDDDVEEQEASESSRDFQDIPEEI; encoded by the exons atgagggagcgagagaaggCGGCTCGGGAGAGGGAGGCCCGCTACAACAACGGCCACCTGTTCACCTCCCTCACAGTGTCGGGAACCACGCTTTGCTCAGCCTGCAATAAAAGCATCACGGCCAAGGAGGCCCTCTGCTGTCCCA CATGCAACGTGACCATCCACAACCGCTGCAGAGACGCTCTGCCCAACTGCTCCAAAGTCAAACAGCGG CAGCAGAAGACGGCCCTCATGCGGAATAACGCCTCTTTGCAGAATGTCGCGCCGCGCACCAGAA ATCCAGTAATGCGCGAGCGTCCCACGTCGGCCATCTACCCTTCGGAAAGCCTCCGGCATTCCCTTCTCGGATCTCGTCGAGGACGTTCTGGCCTCGCACTATCCAAAAGTGTCTCCACGAACAACATTGCGGG GAACCTGAACGACGACTCCCCTCTGGGCCTGCGCCGGATCCTGTCCCAGTCCACGGACTCCCTCAGCTTCAGGAACAGGGCCATGTCGGTGGAGTCCCTCAACGACGACG GGGACTACTACACTTCCGTCTTGGAGGAGATGGAGCTGGAGGGCCAGGACTTCAAGGCGGACTCGTGGAGCATGGCCGTAGACATGGATTACCTTCACGCGCAcagcaaaaatgtcatcaagaGGCAGGATGTCATTTACG AGTTGATCCAGACTGAGGTGCACCACATGCGCACGCTGCGCATCATGGAACGGGTCTTCCGGCAGGGCCTGCTGGAGGAGCTGCAGCTGGACCCGAGCACCCTGCACGCCTTGTTCCCCTGTCTGGATCAGCTGATCAGCATCCACTCGCACTTCCTGGCGCAGCTGCTGCTGCGCCGCAACGCCAGCCTGCAGCCCGAGTCCGACTGCAACTTCACCATCCGCCGCCTGGGTGACATACTTTTGGAGCAG TTTTCCGGCCAGAGTGCGGATGACATGCAGAAAACGTACGCAGAGTTTTGCAGTCGCCACATGAAGGCAGTCAAGTTATACAAGTCCATGATGGCCAGAGACAAGAGGTTTCAGTGCTTCATTCGG CGTGTGAGTCGAGGACCCTGGCTGCGTTGCCATGGCATCCAGGAATGCATCTTGTTGGTGACGCAGCGCATCTCCAAGTATCCTGTCCTCATTCAACGTATTCTGGACAACAGCGTCG ATGATGAGGAGGAAGCATCCTCCGTAGCCCAAGCTCTATGCATGGTCAGAGATCTTCTCAATTCAATAGATCAACAG atggaggagctggagaagacGCAGCGAATGCAGGAGATCCAGGCCAAGCTGGACCAGCGGGCCGAGACCCGGGTGAGGGACGGCGGACTTTTTCGGCCCGCCGAGCTGCTCCGCCGCAAACTCGTCTATGAGGGAACGCTGATGTGGAAAACCCCAGGATCCCGACTCAAAG ATGTCCAGGTCTTACTGATGGCGGACATCCTGGTCTTTCTTCAGGAGAAAGATCAGAGATACATCTTTCCATGCCTG GACAAGCCTCCTGTACTGTCCCTGCAGAACCTCATTGTGAGGGACATTGCCAACCAGGAACGGGGCATGTTCCTGATCAGCGACTGCTCACCGCCAGAGATGTACGAGGTGCACGCTGCCTCCAGAGAGGACAAGAACGCGTGGATACGGCAAATCCAGCGCACCGTCAGCAA GTGTCCATCGCGGGAAGAGTTCCCCCTCATAGAGACGGAGCACAAGGCCCATCTGAGGAGACTCAAAG CGGACCTTCAACAGAAGGATCGGGAGATGCTGGAGCTCCTGCAGGAGAGGGTGACCCTGTTCTGCGAGCTGGCCCAGGTCACCACTTGCCAAGACGACCTGGAGCCTCCCGTCACGCGCTATCTCTTCCGGGCGGACACCCCCCAAGCACCCCGGGCGGAGAAGTTCCTGCTGGATGCCACAGCCGAGg TGGACCGACTGAGCGATCTCCTCCTGGGCTCCAGCATTGATGTCCCGCTCTTGTGCCATCACACTCACATGGACGTGACGGACGCCG ATGATCGGGATCTTCTCATTAATGGAGCTAATGAGTTGTCAACAACAAAG GAAGTCTGTCAAAGGCTGATGAATCTCAGCGTATACCTCCATGCACTCCAG GCTGCCGTCATCAAGCAAGACTCCATCCTCGAGCTGCTCCTGCAGCAGGAGGACGCAGCATCGCCGGCGTCGGCGGGTTCCTGGCGACAGAACCGCGAGGCCGCCACCGGCGCTACCATCGGCGAGCTCGCCCTGCTACAGCGACAGCACAGCCTGCTGCAGGAGGAGCTGCTGAGGCTGCGCGACGCCGAGACTCGCTTCAAAGACAGCGAGAAGGCTCGGGCCAAGCTGGAGAAGCAGCTTCGACATATCAAGGGCTGCGGCGACCCGTCGTCCTCGCAGGAGCACCTCGTGGCGCCCTCGCAA TCCGGAAGGGAAGCTTTGAGTGCAAGTTCCCACTGGGACAACGAGGCACGCCAATCAAATGCTCCTCAGGAAGGCAGCGACGAGGAGGTCAACATGACGtctgacgacgatgatgttgaagaaCAAGAGGCATCTGAAAGCTCCAGAG ATTTTCAAGACATTCCAGAGGAGATTTGA
- the tpm3 gene encoding tropomyosin alpha-3 chain, which translates to MEAIKKKMLMLKLDKENALDQAEQAEADKKAAEDRSKQHEDELLQMQKKLKGTEDELDKYSEALKDAQEKLEVADKKAADAEAEVASLNRRIQLVEEELDRAQERLATALQKLEEAEKAADESERGMKVIENRALKDEEKMELQEIQLKEAKHIAEDSDRKYEEVARKLVIVEGELERTEERAELAEAKCAELEEELKNVTNNLKSLEAQAEKYSQKEDKYEEEIKILTDKLKEAETRAEFAERSVAKLEKTIDDLEDELYAQKLKYKAISEELDHALNDMTSM; encoded by the exons ATGGAGGCCATCAAGAAGAAGATGCTGATGCTCAAGCTGGACAAGGAGAACGCTCTGGACCAGGCCGAGCAGGCGGAAGCCGACAAGAAAGCGGCGGAGGACAGAAGCAAACAG CACGAGGACGAACTCCTGCAGATGCAGAAGAAGCTGAAAGGGACGGAGGACGAGCTGGATAAATATTCTGAGGCGCTCAAGGATGCTCAGGAGAAGCTGGAGGTGGCCGACAAGAAGGCCGCTGAC GCCGAGGCAGAGGTGGCCTCCTTGAACAGGCGCATCCAACTGGTGGAGGAAGAATTGGACCGAGCCCAGGAGAGGCTGGCCACCGCTCTACAGAAGCTGGAGGAGGCCGAGAAGGCAGCCGACGAGAGCGAAAG GGGCATGAAGGTGATCGAGAACAGGGCCCTGAAGGACGAGGAGAAGATGGAGCTCCAGGAGATCCAGCTGAAGGAGGCCAAGCACATCGCGGAGGACTCGGACCGCAAGTACGAGGAG GTGGCCCGTAAGCTGGTGATCGTGGAAGGGGAGCTGGAGCGTACGGAGGAAAGAGCCGAGCTGGCTGAGGC TAAATGTGCCGAGCTGGAGGAGGAACTGAAGAACGTCACCAACAACCTCAAGTCTCTGGAGGCGCAGGCGGAGAAG TATTCACAGAAGGAGGACAAATATGAGGAGGAGATCAAGATCCTGACAGATAAACTGAAAGAG GCCGAGACCAGAGCAGAGTTTGCTGAGAGGTCTGTGGCCAAGCTGGAGAAGACTATCGATGATCTGGAAG ACGAGCTGTACGCGCAGAAGCTCAAGTACAAGGCCATCAGCGAGGAACTGGACCACGCGCTCAATGACATGACCTCCATGTAA
- the si:dkey-240h12.4 gene encoding death-associated protein kinase 2 isoform X2: MAMFKPENVEDFYEIGEVLGSGHFGEVRRLRELATGTYWAGKFVKLRKTSCSLLGLERSRVEQEVEVIQALRHPNIIALKDVFESRAEVVLILEIVSGGELFDFIAEKEILMEDDAIEFMKQILDGLGFMHGKNICHFDLKPENIMLSDKGSPHPNIKLIDFGLAHQFLPGEEYKSTSGTPQYIAPEVINGEALATATDMWSIGVITYILLSGMSPFQGNTDEDTLRNVLALAYEFDPQCFSTTSCTAKDFIQKLLVKNPNDRLTAKECLLHPWIKPLTRQQKATRNRSSINMKNFKKFNARRKWKRQCESDAEDTESKPASLLRRRLSSNS; this comes from the exons ATGGCCATGTTCAAGCCCGAGAATGTGGAGGACTTCTATGAGATCGGGGAGGTGCTGGGGAG CGGCCATTTTGGTGAAGTCCGTCGGCTCCGAGAGCTGGCCACGGGAACGTACTGGGCGGGCAAGTTCGTGAAGCTACGCAAGACATCGTGCAGCCTTCTGGGCCTGGAACGGAGCCGCGTGGAGCAGGAAGTGGAGGTGATCCAGGCCCTGCGGCACCCCAACATCATCGCCCTGAAGGATGTCTTTGAGAGTCGCGCGGAGGTGGTGCTCATCCTGGAGAT CGTGAGCGGCGGCGAGCTGTTTGACTTCATCGCCGAGAAGGAGATCCTGATGGAGGACGATGCCATCGAGTTCATGAAGCAGATCCTGGACGGGCTGGGCTTCATGCACGGCAAGAACATCTGCCACTTCGACCTGAAG CCAGAAAACATCATGTTGTCGGACAAAGGATCGCCCCATCCCAACATCAAACTCATCGACTTTGGCCTCGCCCACCAATTTCTACCTGGGGAGGAGTACAAGAGCACCAGTGGCACCCCTCAGTACATCG CCCCGGAGGTGATCAATGGCGAAGCCCTGGCCACGGCCACCGATATGTG GAGTATCGGCGTCATTACATACATCCT ATTGAGTGGCATGTCGCCCTTCCAGGGCAACACGGATGAAGACACGCTGAGGAACGTCCTGGCCCTGGCCTACGAGTTTGACCCGCAGTGCTTCAGCACCACGAGCTGCACAGCCAAAGACTTCATCCAGAAACTCCTGGTCAAGAATCCCAA TGACAGACTGACAGCCAAGGAGTGTCTTCTTCACCCGTGGATCAAG CCCCTGACGCGCCAACAAAAAGCTACCAGGAATCGATCGTCCATCAACATGAAGAACTTCAAAAAGTTCAACGCCAGAAGGAAGTGGAAG AGACAATGTGAAAGCGACGCAGAGGACACAGAGAGCAAACCTGCGTCGTTGCTACGAAGACGTCTCAGTAGCAATTCCTAG
- the si:dkey-240h12.4 gene encoding death-associated protein kinase 2 isoform X1, with protein MAMFKPENVEDFYEIGEVLGSGHFGEVRRLRELATGTYWAGKFVKLRKTSCSLLGLERSRVEQEVEVIQALRHPNIIALKDVFESRAEVVLILEIVSGGELFDFIAEKEILMEDDAIEFMKQILDGLGFMHGKNICHFDLKPENIMLSDKGSPHPNIKLIDFGLAHQFLPGEEYKSTSGTPQYIAPEVINGEALATATDMWSIGVITYILLSGMSPFQGNTDEDTLRNVLALAYEFDPQCFSTTSCTAKDFIQKLLVKNPNDRLTAKECLLHPWIKPLTRQQKATRNRSSINMKNFKKFNARRKWKMSYNMVRICNRLVRLKLLCRGSSDAPERQCESDAEDTESKPASLLRRRLSSNS; from the exons ATGGCCATGTTCAAGCCCGAGAATGTGGAGGACTTCTATGAGATCGGGGAGGTGCTGGGGAG CGGCCATTTTGGTGAAGTCCGTCGGCTCCGAGAGCTGGCCACGGGAACGTACTGGGCGGGCAAGTTCGTGAAGCTACGCAAGACATCGTGCAGCCTTCTGGGCCTGGAACGGAGCCGCGTGGAGCAGGAAGTGGAGGTGATCCAGGCCCTGCGGCACCCCAACATCATCGCCCTGAAGGATGTCTTTGAGAGTCGCGCGGAGGTGGTGCTCATCCTGGAGAT CGTGAGCGGCGGCGAGCTGTTTGACTTCATCGCCGAGAAGGAGATCCTGATGGAGGACGATGCCATCGAGTTCATGAAGCAGATCCTGGACGGGCTGGGCTTCATGCACGGCAAGAACATCTGCCACTTCGACCTGAAG CCAGAAAACATCATGTTGTCGGACAAAGGATCGCCCCATCCCAACATCAAACTCATCGACTTTGGCCTCGCCCACCAATTTCTACCTGGGGAGGAGTACAAGAGCACCAGTGGCACCCCTCAGTACATCG CCCCGGAGGTGATCAATGGCGAAGCCCTGGCCACGGCCACCGATATGTG GAGTATCGGCGTCATTACATACATCCT ATTGAGTGGCATGTCGCCCTTCCAGGGCAACACGGATGAAGACACGCTGAGGAACGTCCTGGCCCTGGCCTACGAGTTTGACCCGCAGTGCTTCAGCACCACGAGCTGCACAGCCAAAGACTTCATCCAGAAACTCCTGGTCAAGAATCCCAA TGACAGACTGACAGCCAAGGAGTGTCTTCTTCACCCGTGGATCAAG CCCCTGACGCGCCAACAAAAAGCTACCAGGAATCGATCGTCCATCAACATGAAGAACTTCAAAAAGTTCAACGCCAGAAGGAAGTGGAAG ATGTCCTACAACATGGTTAGGATCTGCAACCGCCTGGTTCGTTTAAAACTCTTGTGTCGAGGCAGCTCAGATGCACCCGAG AGACAATGTGAAAGCGACGCAGAGGACACAGAGAGCAAACCTGCGTCGTTGCTACGAAGACGTCTCAGTAGCAATTCCTAG